The stretch of DNA AGCGAGGTGATGATCGAGCGCTACGCCCGGGGGCGCGAGCTGACCGTGGGGATCCTGGGCGACCAGGCGCTGCCCCCGGTGGAGATCCGCCCCAAGAAGGGGCTCTACGACTACGAGTCGAAGTACACGCCGGGGATGACCGAGTACTTCTGCCCGGCGCCGCTGGACGAGGAGCTCACGGCGCAGATGCAGGCCTACGCGCTGCGCGCCTTCAAGGTGCTCAAGCTGCGCGGCTACGCCCGCGTCGACTTCATCCTGGCCAAGGAGCAGCTCTTCTGCCTGGAGGCCAACACCCTCCCCGGGATGACCGCCACCAGCCTGCTGCCGAAGGCGGCGTTAGCGGCGGGGATCGAGTACCCGGAGCTGTGCGAGCGGATCGTGCGGCTCGCCGTCGGGTAATCCTTCGCGGCCTTGCGGCCCCGTGTTAGATTGCACTGGAGGCGGCGCCGGCGTCCCGCGCCGCCTCTTCGTCGCCCTCTGCTGCAGCGGTTCATGCCCTACTACGACAGCTCCTACGGCTCGCCCTTCCGCTCCACGGTGACGAAGTGGGTGCGGTGGCTGCTGATCGCCAACACGGCCGTCTTCGGGGCCACGCTCGTGCTCACGCTCGCGCGCGTCTCCGAGGCCGTGGTGTTCGACTGGATCGGCCTGAGCCCGCTGCACGTGCTCTCCCGGCCCTGGACGCCGCTGACGTACGCGTTCGCGCACGCCGGCGTCTTCCACTGGCTGTTCAACATGATGGCGCTCTTCTTCTTCGGCCCGCGGCTGGAGGAGCGCTGGGGCGGGAGGGAGTTCATCAAGTTCTACGTGATCGCGGCCCTCGGCGGGGCGCTCTTCTCGTTCGTCAGCCCCCACGGCACCGTGGTGGGCGCGTCGGCGGCCATCAACGGCCTGCTGATGGCCTGGGCGGTGTACTGGCCCGACGACGAGATCCTGTTCTTCGGCGTCTTCCCGATCCGGATCAAGTGGCTGGTGCTGGCGATGGGGTTCTTCAGCATGTTCAGCGCGATGGGCGGCTCGCCCGACAGCGGGGTGGCGCACCTGGCCCACCTGGGCGGCTTCCTCACCGCGCTCGCCTACCTGAAGAGCCCGTGGGCGCCGCGCTCGTGGGGCGACCTGCCGGCGCGCGCCCGCAAGCCGAAGAAGCCGTCGCGGGCGCTGGTGCCTTGGGTGGGGAAGAAGGAGGAGGCCGCCGCCCGCCCGGCCCCGCCGCCCCCCGCCGCCGCGGCCGGGGCGCGCCGCTCCGCCCGCGCCGAGCGCGAGCTGCTGGACGACGTGGACCGCATCCTGGACAAGATCTCGGCCCAGGGCCTCTCCTCGCTCACCCCCGAGGAGCGCGCCCGCCTGGACGAGGTGAGCCGCCGCTACCGGACCAACTGAGCGGCCGCGGCCTCCGGGCTGGGCGAGCTCTTCGGACCTCGGGAGCGCAGAGGGGCTGGACTGCCGCCTCGCTCGCGAGGGGAATCGGCGGCCCTTGATCGGGGAGCCAGGCGATGAGCACGACGGAAGGGACCAACGCACAGGGCGCGGCATTCCTGGGCGCAGTGCTCGGG from Longimicrobium sp. encodes:
- a CDS encoding rhomboid family intramembrane serine protease, with the translated sequence MPYYDSSYGSPFRSTVTKWVRWLLIANTAVFGATLVLTLARVSEAVVFDWIGLSPLHVLSRPWTPLTYAFAHAGVFHWLFNMMALFFFGPRLEERWGGREFIKFYVIAALGGALFSFVSPHGTVVGASAAINGLLMAWAVYWPDDEILFFGVFPIRIKWLVLAMGFFSMFSAMGGSPDSGVAHLAHLGGFLTALAYLKSPWAPRSWGDLPARARKPKKPSRALVPWVGKKEEAAARPAPPPPAAAAGARRSARAERELLDDVDRILDKISAQGLSSLTPEERARLDEVSRRYRTN